The following proteins are co-located in the Pararge aegeria chromosome 3, ilParAegt1.1, whole genome shotgun sequence genome:
- the LOC120636970 gene encoding cytosolic carboxypeptidase 6, translating into MGACIDDLEHASIYLKPRNDSEESDGEGGLGNLNRLIVRPPGHSGKAKRGHLCFDAAFECGNLGRADHITELEYDLYIRPDTCRPRSRFWFNFTVENVKQDQRVIFNFVNLGKEHTLYDDDMTPLVQRIPRRLVFYHRSLVHRGRKVLSIAFGFDKEEDIYQFAAAAPYSYSRLQKYLTFWEKRALSFATRESIAQTTQKRHIDLITIGDLVPKECENKDETNIKGKLGGNKKRVVLIMARVHGGEQPSSFVCQGFLDYIISSSEKALALRNGIVIQVVPMLNPDGVFLGNQRSDLLGSDLNRCWHRATTYAHPALIAVNELIQKITAEKTLQLDFIIDIHADISHEGVLVRGNSYDDVYRFERHAVLPKFLGMRVEAWMQESCMYNMDSNAIGSARRSLPTGTIDAYSLLASFGGRRLTPRGPYIHYTEDAYFKIGRALAKALCDYYRHVGVIPPREGISPKKKESRRKRRRRPVYERERSPSSSPERRVLAARVLSPPLPVASPPALRSFPSRTARNLAQKSRPRTVYISDNVLPIITGKAVRTPRLAVVDLSAYIRTPASFPRHGARQPKLRTSRTQRPPQVRHTSEEYDTHDSDS; encoded by the exons ATGGGAGCTTGTATTGACGATCTTGAACATGCTTCAATTTACCTCAAGCCTCGAAACG ATAGTGAGGAAAGCGATGGAGAAGGCGGCCTGGGCAATCTCAACCGTCTGATAGTCCGTCCGCCTGGACACAGCGGGAAGGCGAAGCGTGGTCACCTCTGCTTCGATGCCGCCTTCGAGTGTGGTAACCTTGGCCGGGCAGATCATATCACAGAACTGGAGTACGACCTCTACATCAGGCCAGATACGTGTAGACCGCGCTCGAGATTTTGGTTCAACTTTACTGTTGAAAATGTGAAGCAAGACCAA CGTGTTATTTTCAACTTCGTGAACTTAGGGAAAGAGCACactttatatgatgatgacatgaCTCCATTAGT gCAACGCATTCCTCGTCGACTAGTTTTCTACCACCGCTCTCTGGTGCATCGCGGCCGTAAGGTTCTAAGCATAGCCTTTGGGTTCGATAAAGAAGAAGACATTTATCAATTTGCAGCAGCGGCGCCCTACTCATATTCAAGGCTACAAAAATATCTCACCTTTTGGGAAAAACGAGCGTTGTCGTTTGCTACAAGAGAGAGCATAGCGCAGACTACa CAAAAACGACACATTGATTTAATTACCATTGGAGATTTAGTGCCAAAGGAGTGTGAAAATAAAGACGAAACCAATATTAAAGGCAAACTAGGTGGAAACAAGAAACGGGTGGTCCTTATTATGGCTAGAGTACACGGCGGAGAACAGCCCTCTTCCTTTGTTTGTCAAG gttTTCTGGACTACATAATAAGTTCTTCAGAAAAAGCATTAGCTTTAAGAAATGGAATTGTTATTCAG GTAGTGCCAATGTTGAATCCCGATGGAGTGTTTCTCGGTAACCAGCGTTCTGATTTGCTCGGGTCTGACTTGAACCGCTGCTGGCACAGAGCCACCACCTATGCACATCCCGCTCTTATTGCAGTCAACGAACTTATTCAGAAGATCACTGCAGAAAAA acactACAATTGGATTTTATCATCGACATTCACGCCGACATTAGTCACGAGGGCGTATTAGTCCGTGGCAACTCCTACGATGATGTTTATAG GTTTGAACGACACGCGGTGTTACCTAAGTTCCTGGGAATGCGGGTGGAGGCTTGGATGCAGGAATCTTGTATGTACAACATGGATTCGAATGCGATTGGAAGCGCACGTCGATCCTTGCCAACTGGAACAATCGATGCCTACTCCTTGCTGGCTTCTTTCGGAGGGCGGCGCTTGACGCCCAGAGGACCGTACATACATTATACTGAAGATGCCT ATTTCAAGATAGGAAGAGCTTTAGCCAAGGCATTGTGTGATTACTACCGGCACGTTGGCGTGATTCCACCCCGTGAAGGTATTTCCCCCAAGAAAAAGGAGTCGCGCAGGAAGCGTAGGCGAAGACCTGTGTATGAAAGAGAAAG ATCCCCCAGTTCCTCGCCAGAAAGAAGGGTGTTGGCAGCACGCGTACTTTCTCCACCTCTGCCCGTTGCTTCACCCCCTGCGTTACGGTCATTCCCCTCACGAACCGCTCGGAATCTGGCGCAGAAATCGCGGCCAAGGACCGTGTATATCAGCGATAATGTGCTTCCTATCATAACag GTAAAGCAGTTCGGACTCCTCGGCTTGCAGTCGTTGACCTGAGCGCTTACATCCGAACGCCCGCGTCTTTCCCCCGCCATGGTGCTCGCCAACCAAAGCTGCGTACGTCTCGCACGCAGAGGCCACCGCAAGTTCGCCACACAAGCGAAGAGTATGACACCCACGATTCAGACTCTTAA
- the LOC120637267 gene encoding TATA box-binding protein-like 1 isoform X1: MLAMFDMATLIQENGIKELSKATHGVVVNHGMSTHAVASHMVPDHEYCEAGKPEQPVPQCIETDVAMAQQEPKEEDEEETPEIDIMINNVVCSFSVKCHLNLRQIALNGVNVEFRRENGMVTMKLRRPYTTASIWSSGRITCTGATSEDQAKIAARRYARALQKLGFQARFRNFRVVNVLGTCRMPFGIRIIAFSKKYKEADYEPELHPGVTYKLYNPKATLKIFSTGGVTITARSVSDVQSAVERIFPLVYEFRKPRTAADDELLRQKRAARRGAAPAPEPPRAPPRAPAPPPAPPGPADDPMHLVTLSDDDKDAWE; encoded by the exons ATG CTTGCTATGTTTGACATGGCTACGCTCATCCAAGAGAATGGTATAAAAGAGCTAAGCAAAGCAACACATGGTGTTGTGGTTAACCATGGTATGAGTACACATGCGGTCGCCAGCCACATGGTACCGGACCATGAATATTGTGAAGCAGGCAAACCGGAGCAGCCTGTGCCGCAATGCATTGAGACAGATGTTGCTATGGCCCAACAGGAACCAAAAGAAGAAGATGAGGAGGAAACTCCTGAAATAGACATAATGATAAACAATGTTGTGTGCAGTTTTAGTGTTAAGTGCCACCTGAACTTGAGACAGATAGCGTTAAATGGTGTAAATGTTGAATTCCGACGCGAGAACGGAATGGTGACGATGAAGCTTCGGCGTCCATATACAACGGCATCCATATGGTCGTCGGGCCGCATAACGTGCACAGGCGCCACCAGTGAGGATCAGGCAAAGATAGCTGCGCGGCGATACGCGCGTGCCTTACAGAAGTTAGGATTCCAAGCGCGATTCCGCAACTTCCGCGTTGTCAATGTCCTGGGGACCTGTCGAATGCCATTCGGCATTCGAATTATAGCATTTTCCAAAAAATACAAAGAAGCaga CTACGAGCCGGAACTCCACCCAGGCGTCACATACAAACTCTACAACCCCAAAGCCACCCTAAAGATTTTCTCAACTGGCGGTGTCACAATCACAG CTCGAAGCGTGAGCGACGTGCAGTCAGCCGTCGAGCGCATTTTCCCTCTGGTGTACGAGTTCCGCAAGCCCCGTACAGCTGCCGACGATGAGCTTCTGCGACAGAAGCGCGCCGCGCGGCGAGGCGCGGCCCCCGCCCCCGAGCCCCCGCGTGCCCCGCCCCGCGCGCCCGCCCCGCCCCCGGCCCCGCCCGGCCCCGCCGATGACCCCATGCACCTGGTCACGCTCTCCGACGACGACAAGGACGCGTGGGAGTGA
- the LOC120637267 gene encoding TATA box-binding protein-like 1 isoform X2, translated as MFDMATLIQENGIKELSKATHGVVVNHGMSTHAVASHMVPDHEYCEAGKPEQPVPQCIETDVAMAQQEPKEEDEEETPEIDIMINNVVCSFSVKCHLNLRQIALNGVNVEFRRENGMVTMKLRRPYTTASIWSSGRITCTGATSEDQAKIAARRYARALQKLGFQARFRNFRVVNVLGTCRMPFGIRIIAFSKKYKEADYEPELHPGVTYKLYNPKATLKIFSTGGVTITARSVSDVQSAVERIFPLVYEFRKPRTAADDELLRQKRAARRGAAPAPEPPRAPPRAPAPPPAPPGPADDPMHLVTLSDDDKDAWE; from the exons ATGTTTGACATGGCTACGCTCATCCAAGAGAATGGTATAAAAGAGCTAAGCAAAGCAACACATGGTGTTGTGGTTAACCATGGTATGAGTACACATGCGGTCGCCAGCCACATGGTACCGGACCATGAATATTGTGAAGCAGGCAAACCGGAGCAGCCTGTGCCGCAATGCATTGAGACAGATGTTGCTATGGCCCAACAGGAACCAAAAGAAGAAGATGAGGAGGAAACTCCTGAAATAGACATAATGATAAACAATGTTGTGTGCAGTTTTAGTGTTAAGTGCCACCTGAACTTGAGACAGATAGCGTTAAATGGTGTAAATGTTGAATTCCGACGCGAGAACGGAATGGTGACGATGAAGCTTCGGCGTCCATATACAACGGCATCCATATGGTCGTCGGGCCGCATAACGTGCACAGGCGCCACCAGTGAGGATCAGGCAAAGATAGCTGCGCGGCGATACGCGCGTGCCTTACAGAAGTTAGGATTCCAAGCGCGATTCCGCAACTTCCGCGTTGTCAATGTCCTGGGGACCTGTCGAATGCCATTCGGCATTCGAATTATAGCATTTTCCAAAAAATACAAAGAAGCaga CTACGAGCCGGAACTCCACCCAGGCGTCACATACAAACTCTACAACCCCAAAGCCACCCTAAAGATTTTCTCAACTGGCGGTGTCACAATCACAG CTCGAAGCGTGAGCGACGTGCAGTCAGCCGTCGAGCGCATTTTCCCTCTGGTGTACGAGTTCCGCAAGCCCCGTACAGCTGCCGACGATGAGCTTCTGCGACAGAAGCGCGCCGCGCGGCGAGGCGCGGCCCCCGCCCCCGAGCCCCCGCGTGCCCCGCCCCGCGCGCCCGCCCCGCCCCCGGCCCCGCCCGGCCCCGCCGATGACCCCATGCACCTGGTCACGCTCTCCGACGACGACAAGGACGCGTGGGAGTGA